The nucleotide window GTGAGATGGAATCGTGCATAATTTTTTTAGAATCTAAGCGGGGCGTTGCGGGGCCGGCGTGTGAGGCCCCGCTTGATGGGGAAGCGGAAGACGCGACGTGTCGTGGCTGAAGCGAGGGGGGAAGGCTTTCCCCTTTCAAAAGCTTAAATGAAGATTCTTGTGATAGGTGCGGCGGGTTTTATCGCCTCAAAAATCATGGCTATGCTTTCGGCCCGCGGGGACGAGGTTGTCGGGCTTGATAGTGTCCCGCCCAAGTTGAACTTGGACATTTTTGGCAAAGCTAATAAGATAGTCCATCTTGCCTGCAAAAACTTCATCGGGAGTCAGGTACCCGATAGCCGAGTGCAACCTTTCCGTTGCTTTGCTGAATATTCCGGCGAAAATAAACCGGCATTCCGGAATGGCGGAAACCGCCAGACCGGAATACAGGAAACCGCTCTAGCGGCTTAACTTTTTATCCAGTCCGTAGATTTCCCGCATGGAGATGTCTTTGTGCGGGTCGGAACTGCGGATGTCTATCGTATAGGCGTTGTGGATTATCCTGTCAAGTATGGAATCCGTCAACGGGTTCGCAAGACCGCCTGTCAGCTACCCAGCTCGAATTCAGTTCGTCCGCGTATTTCCTGTTGTGCGTCACTGCGGTCTTGCAGTTGTCGGGCAGGAGCATCTTCGAGACTCCGCCGAAAAACTCGAACATGTGGATGTGTGCGTCGTTCCATGACTTCTGTTTTTCGTCCGGGAAGGCCTCCGCGTAGGCATACATGCTGTAGTTGAGAACGCCTACGAACACGTAAGCCTTTTTCTGTTCCCCCGTTTCGGGGTCGATGATGTATGCGGGGTCTCCGGCCCAGTCGACTTCGATCTGCTCGCCGGGTTTG belongs to Hallerella porci and includes:
- a CDS encoding DDE-type integrase/transposase/recombinase, whose translation is MVHEDAALVVLWLNMTLQLWGSLHCHYILQDERVRRATMHINRKPGEQIEVDWAGDPAYIIDPETGEQKKAYVFVGVLNYSMYAYAEAFPDEKQKSWNDAHIHMFEFFGGVSKMLLPDNCKTAVTHNRKYADELNSSWVADRRSCEPVDGFHT